In Carya illinoinensis cultivar Pawnee chromosome 7, C.illinoinensisPawnee_v1, whole genome shotgun sequence, the following are encoded in one genomic region:
- the LOC122316824 gene encoding protein EXORDIUM-like 2: MATMLWKSLLFPLIFALAIAPVPVPSHALSPRQSQPSITIAPTATEIQYHGGPLLTTPNTVNIYLIWYGAFSRNDQTSVTDFLASFTLSNGLVPHQPTVATWWKTIETYKDKAGNSVSRTVKLVKQIGDIYSLGKNIKRVQIANYVRNKIETKVLPLDSTGIYLVLTAKDVIVERFCMGSCGFHNSISLSHAKSRIIYAHVGNPSVQCPGFCAWPFSLPAYGPPGRALVAPNGVGSDGMVMNIATILAGAATNPFNNGYFQGDPLAPLEAVSACPGIFGEGAYPGYPGNLKVDRLSKASYNAYGVNGRKFLLPAIWDLTSSKCRVIL, from the coding sequence ATGGCAACCATGTTATGGAAGTCTCTGCTCTTCCCCCTCATATTTGCTTTGGCCATAGCCCCAGTGCCAGTACCGTCACATGCACTCAGCCCTAGGCAAAGCCAACCTTCTATTACTATAGCCCCCACAGCTACTGAAATCCAGTATCATGGAGGCCCTCTCTTAACCACACCAAATACCGTCAATATCTACCTCATATGGTATGGAGCGTTCTCTCGAAACGACCAAACCTCAGTAACCGATTTCTTAGCTTCCTTTACTCTTTCCAATGGCCTTGTGCCCCACCAACCCACTGTGGCAACATGGTGGAAAACGATCGAGACATACAAAGACAAGGCTGGGAACTCAGTCTCGAGAACTGTCAAACTTGTTAAACAAATTGGTGACATCTACTCTTTAGGTAAGAACATTAAGCGTGTCCAGATAGCAAACTATGTCAGAAACAAGATAGAGACCAAAGTATTACCATTAGACTCTACTGGGATATACTTGGTTTTAACTGCTAAAGACGTGATAGTAGAGAGGTTTTGCATGGGATCCTGCGGTTTTCATAACAGTATCTCGTTGTCTCATGCAAAGAGTAGGATAATATATGCACATGTAGGAAACCCGTCGGTGCAGTGCCCTGGATTCTGTGCATGGCCTTTTTCACTTCCAGCATACGGTCCTCCAGGCCGGGCCCTTGTGGCTCCTAATGGTGTTGGGTCCGATGGTATGGTTATGAACATTGCAACAATTCTTGCAGGAGCTGCCACTAACCCTTTCAACAATGGGTATTTTCAAGGAGACCCCTTGGCTCCACTGGAGGCTGTTTCGGCATGTCCAGGGATATTTGGTGAAGGTGCTTATCCAGGGTATCCTGGAAATTTGAAGGTGGATAGACTCAGCAAGGCAAGTTATAATGCTTACGGCGTTAATGGCAGGAAATTTCTCCTTCCGGCTATATGGGACCTGACTAGCTCGAAGTGCAGGGTTATCCTTTAA